Proteins found in one Bacteroidales bacterium genomic segment:
- a CDS encoding sigma-70 family RNA polymerase sigma factor: MSSFSDEYYIERVLQGDHSSYATLVERHKDMIFTIAHRMLKNREEAEEIAQDTFMKAYRSLRKFRKESKFSTWLYRIVYNLSVSQLRKNKEQMSSLDDDEINIDIEDTHNKMDQIEASDRSYYVNQAIAGLKHDEKTIITLYYQEELSVNEISEIVQLTHSNVKVKLHRARLKLYEELNRILKNEINTLL; this comes from the coding sequence ATGAGCTCATTTTCGGATGAATATTATATTGAACGGGTTTTACAGGGTGACCATTCCTCTTATGCAACCCTTGTAGAAAGACATAAGGACATGATCTTCACTATTGCCCACAGAATGTTGAAAAACAGGGAGGAAGCAGAGGAAATTGCACAGGACACCTTTATGAAAGCATACCGTTCGCTCAGAAAATTCCGTAAAGAATCGAAATTTAGTACCTGGCTCTATAGGATAGTGTACAATTTATCCGTTTCTCAGTTGAGAAAAAATAAAGAACAAATGAGTTCCCTGGATGACGATGAGATCAATATAGATATAGAAGACACCCATAACAAAATGGATCAGATTGAAGCTTCAGATAGAAGTTATTATGTTAATCAGGCAATTGCCGGTTTGAAACATGACGAAAAAACCATCATTACCCTGTATTACCAGGAGGAACTGTCCGTAAATGAAATTTCGGAGATTGTACAACTGACCCATTCCAATGTAAAGGTCAAGTTGCATCGTGCAAGATTAAAGCTTTATGAGGAACTGAACAGAATATTAAAAAATGAAATAAACACACTGCTATGA